The Larimichthys crocea isolate SSNF unplaced genomic scaffold, L_crocea_2.0 scaffold380, whole genome shotgun sequence genomic interval aatagatagatagatagatagatagatagatagatagatagatagatagatagatagatagatagatagatagatagatagataatcaatcaaacaatcaatcagACTTACGTGACGGCGTACTGAGCAAATGACAAATACTCGACCAGAACATCCAGACCTCGATTCTCTTCATTCAGAAACTCTCTGACCCACctacagagtgacagacaggtTGTCATTGGGACAGACAGGTGatcaggcagagacagacaggttgtcATTGGGACTGGCAGGTgatcaggcagacagacagacagacagacagacagacaggtggtcaTAGAGACTGACAGGTTGTCACTGGGACAGACAGGTACCCGATATGGTTTGTGCGAAGAGAAATCTCGAGCTCTCTGAGCATCTGAGTTGACTCCTGAACTCTTCTTCTGAACTTCtgatgacagacaggtgaaagaacagaaaaatactgaatactTGTGATGTCATCATTACAGTGTGACATCATGGCGGTTGTAAACAAACTAATTTCCATCTTACCTTGCGAGTGACGGCTGGGTCCAGGAAGCCTCTCAGTTTCTGGATGTAGGTGTGTGGGGGGTTCTTCACCTGAAACCTCTCCTGCATCAGACACAATGTTAACAGAAGACATCAGATATGAAACTCCGCCCACTAATAAGACCTGtgtgaaaaaaaggttttgaaattgttctgatttttttttttatttcattacattCAGTTCTGAggcatttctttttcatgatGAACATGTGACCCTCCCAAtgtcattaattaatcaattcagataataatagaaattaaactaatcaattaatcaattcaAATACGATTATTTGAAGGTCTCCATAAAGTCCAGATTAATTCATTCAGTTTACTTAACTAATTTGCTTAAGTTCTAATTAATCCTGTTTCGTTTTACAAGCAGAGATTTTCTataatttaatcaaatgttaaagtttttattttcacatatcCTGGTCAAATCTGAACAGATCATCGTTCTGATACTTTGAAGTCAGTGAGTCTGCTCCTTTGGGTGTTGATTTATAAACGTAATGTAACTGTAATAATAACTCAAGCACAACGTTCACATACTGCATTCATCatctttagttttagtttgaaataaaCATCACAGACAGCACAATGTCTTTGCAGTAAAAACTCTACATATGATAATGTGACGTGGTCCTTTCAGGTCCAGGTcgtctttaaaaatgtgttaattaatcAACATATATATACTACATATAATTCTACCAAAAGCATAGAAACATCACAAACTCTACTATTATACTACACTACTACTGCACAACAACTACTGGAGCTTGTTTGTTTCCACTAACCTGACATGGCCCTGAGCAAATACCAGCTGTGACTTGTTGCACCCATAAACCATTTCTATCCTGGTGTAGGTACTGCTGAGACTTCATAGGtgaatttgtgtattttgtgactgaactgagcttttattttgaaacctaAACCACCTGACGTTTCTATTCACTTCCTGTAACCTGATTACTTCCTGACCAGTTTGTGACAGAGTTTTCTTTATGTCACCGACATGAGAGCCGAAGACTTCTGCAAGCTAGCTCAGTTAGCACAGCTACGACACAATGTCAGCAGATAGCGCCAAGCTGCTGACTCTGAAAGAGCTCCAACACAGACAGATTTATAAGTAATCAAATTACTATAATGTTACTCTTCACTTTATTACCACCACTCACCTGATCACAGATCAGTTCCCACTTCTTCTCGTTGTCATAGGAACGCAACAGACGCACCTTGTCAGGAGGCAGGTTCATTGAATtctaaaacaaagagaaactttcAAATTTTCAAACCACTCATTTGACCAACCAGTCTAAACCCATCACCTGGAGAACAGGTGACTATGAAAGACGCATCACCTGGAGAACAGGTGACTATAAAAGACGCATCACCTGGAGAACAGGACCTGTAGGTAGACTGATACTCCATCCCTGTCACACCACCAGAGCTTATTTTGAACTGGTTTACTTTGGcagaagatgtttttatatatatagatagatataatattatatatatatatatgctgatAATTAATAACTAATATATTCTTACAATTATTACCAGGACATCGTCTGTTTAAATGAGATAACTCTAACCCAGTCTGCCATAGCTGAGACCCTAACCTCCATTTGGTGTCTCGTTGTGACATGGATGTATTTTTATCTCAGCTGTTGCTGTCATCGATCCTGATTGTTTGCAGCtccaccactgacagtataaagagtgGACGGTGTATGCATGACGTTTCCCACAGGtttgtttctgaagagccgttcTGAAGCTCTTTGTGTGAGCTCTGGCCACCatcatgttggcagtcctgcctctttaaaataaaaatcaacaaagatgtggatcattggtggacctgaggcaggctgaatgatgcctggttgctcaaacaagccatctgtgataatacctacctgtcaatcaaagcgtccacgcttttaattctgcataactttaagccttaatataatttgaacaggtgagttctataaacaTTCACCCTCCGTACAGGTGTAATGAACGGGGAAAATTAGCTattgaagttgaacattttaacatggagactcatggagactgactcacttctggagccagctggACATTGGACGTTTTGGTACTTCCACAGtagtttcacttcacagccacggttGCTGCTTGAACTCCACCTTAAGGAGATGTTGTATAAACTGTGTAAAACCTCTTCATAACAGAAATATGTATTGTCCCAGGGCCATCAAGACCAGTCTGAGCTCTGTGACTcttttaaagtcatattttgtgaGTGTGGAGGCCTTGGTGGGATCTTAGAACCAGAAGGACCGTTCTGCAGTGATTCTGGTGTTAGGgctgtttttcatcaggttGAGCATCTTTTCTGAGAAGTTTGACACCAGAGATGTTACTGGGTTATAGAGTAAGAGAGCTTAGTCATGACTCTTGCCCTGATTCATTTTATGTCTAATCCAGTCAGATCCTGTTGGTCTACACAGACCATCaccctcttgtttttctcagcaGGATGATAAACTTTAACCTCCATCTAATGTGGTGCAGTTTATTTTTGCAAAGGTTTAACCTGGACACAATGGTGGAGAGGCCCTTTGTAGTTTGTGGGTTCTGGCTAACTCTAACCTTCTGCATCCTCTCCAAACAGACAACATCCAACAGGTCTAACACAGACCAGAACTGGTCTCTATTGTGATAACAATGAGGTTCAACATCAACCTCAGAGAGACAGAATACACACTCTTCACATTACTCCATGCACCATTATCAGGTCAAGATTTCAAGGTGTGCAGTACTTTGTTTTATGACCAGAACCAGActcatcatgttcatgtgttcactgtgacgtgtgtgtgtgtgtgtgtgtgtgtctgagtgtgtgtgtgtgtgtgtctgagtgtgtgtgtgtgtgtgtgtgtgagagtgtgagtgtgtttgtttgtctgtaccgtgtgtgtgtgtgtgtgtgtgtttgtctgtattgtgtgtgtgtgagtgtgtgtgtttgtttgtctgtattgtgtgtgtgtgtgtgtgtgtgtgtgtgtgtgtgtgtttgtttgtctgtgtcgtgagtgtgtgtgtgtgttttgtttgtctgtatcgtgtgtgtgtgtgtgtgtgtgtgtgtgtgtgtgttttcttgtctgcatcgtgtgtgtgtatttgtttctttatcgtgtgtgtgtgtgtgtgtgtgtgtgtgcgcccgcGAATGTGTGTTGTACTTACCAGTGCGATGGAAaacctctcctccagctcagccGGGTCCGGCATCGGGAGTCGAACCGGAGCGGCTCTGGACCGGATCACCGCCAGCTGGCTCTCCATGCTCTCTGCGttccccatcacacacacacacacacacacacacacacacacacacacacacaccctagaAAGACACACCGaacacacccacccacaacaacacactcagacacacagcGGCAGGAACATGTGGTCGGCCATCAGGCGGAGAaggcctgtctgtctctccgtcctgtctgtctctccgtccTGTCTATCTTTTGTCAGACAGTGAATAttgcctctctgtctgtgtgtctctttgtctctcgtcctcgctgctgcagcagctgctgctgctgatgctgctgatgatgctgatgctgctgatgatgctgaTCCAGATGAAGCTCTGCTGCCGTGtcggttgtgtgtgtttatattaaatgtGTGCGTGAGCGCCGGTTaatcctccccctctcctcccccacatgaagaaagaaagagagtcgGCCTCCCtcccctttgtctctctctctctctctctctctctctctctctctctctctctcagccgcTGTCTTTGTCAATCTCGCTCgaccctccctctccccctctgctTCCTCAGACAATGAGCCTTCTGCTGCCACAGGCCCcgcccaccacacacacactcactcacacactctctctctctctcacacacacacacacacacacacacacacacacacacacacacacactcactcacacacacacacacacacacacacacacacacacacactctctctctctctctctctctctctctctctctctctctctctctcacacacacacatgtatgtgtgtgtgtgtatggatgtaACAGTTAGTTACATATAATACTCGGTGGTGAACAGCTCCCTCTAGTGGAGGCTCCTGTTCATATGTAGCTGCTGGTtgactacatttaaaaaagtaataaaagtatataacatgatttaaaaacatgtttcatttaaatatcaatgaattaaattaaatttaattttttatcaATTTAATTCTTTGTTAAAACTAAGTCTACTACGAATACTAAATTCTCTGACATTGTGTCTATGttcagtgaaaatgttttacgtttattgtaatttaatactactactagtaacaacaacaacaacaacaacaataataacaataatcttCACTGCAGCTTCAAActgtttcagcaccacggacagagTCTCTGCAGGAGCCCCGCCCCCTCTGCTTCAGGCTGCGtcatacagagagagacaggtagagacagacagacaggtagagacagataggaggacagagagacagacagcctgAAGCAGTGATGGAGCTGCAGACAGATTTCTGTAGAGTCctgatggatttttatttttaacgtTTGAGGGTCGGaccggacagacagacagaccggacagacaggcagacagacaagtggacagacagacggaggcTGCGCTGCTGCAGAGAAGCTCGCGCCGGTCGGTCCGGTTGTCGTCATGGGAACggtgctgtctctgtctccggGCTCGCGGAAAGCTGCGGCTCGGGGGCCGGAGAAGCTCGCGGAGCTGACGGTGCAGAAGCCGCTGGAGCCCCgcgaggaggatgaggagaaggacaagaagaagaagaagaagaagcggcaCCCGGTGCTGCTGCACGCGCTCAGCTGGAAGAAACGCCTCGTGGCCGCGCGAGCCAAAAGGAAGGGCGGGAAGAAGGTAAAGCCAGCAGTGTCCGAGCCCGGGCACGTGCAGCGGGAGCAGGCGGTCACTGACAGCCGCCACAGAGCACCGAAGTCCGTACACAGACACGGACCCATCCCGGTACCGGTACCCACCGTGCCGGAACAcacccagaaccagaaccagaaccagggaAGGCCGGACCTGATCATCTCACCCCGGAGGGTGGTCGTGCAGGTCAGTgcgtttttgtagttttatttatttatttagtaaatcaaagaaaattCAACAAGACTAATAtgtcatcagtgacatcacatgTGGTGTCATACAGAAGGgaacagaaagaaatagaaattattaaaataattatttacatttatttataatcagtagggatgtaacgatacactcaactcacgactcgattcgagtcacgattttttgttcacgatacgattttttcacgatttttttttttttatcaaaatgagctacagacaaattatgaccaaataaaattatctttttatttgtaggaaaaaaatctctctttacagaaactctcaagcagtttgtgttcttattagggctgccagcaagcagctgatctgaccattacctttcagcttgaagtatgagctaactgaaaataaaaacaattaagacgatagctcattaaccctttaatgagagtccacggccccgggaaacggcgaggtccgggcgctgtaaacgcagagccggtcgcggcgcaccacctcggaggaaatgcgcccggcgggggccagccagcgccggggagaggtcccatgaggggatcctcccgcaccgtgcggccatCCCTGACCCGACtttaatcccccgggcagactgcgcggaagttgcggagaAGTtacggtgattggttaaaattgcaacacccccgAATTCACGgagattcactgaagttgcgttgaagttgcaaatcgcaacatcgtgaattcctggagagtctgtgttatggtatcatttacagtacagtcaggcttgacgccgattaccactactgcgcatgtgtgtaggtgtgtgtgtgtgtgtgtgtgtgtgtgtgtgtgtgtgtgtgacacagaaaggcagacgcggcagtggaagctgcagccacaacgtaacctatttctaattttaaaaaaaacgaaaaagaacatatcctacttctctcgcattcgccaagaatcgcgattcattttttctgtcaaccgatgcgagtcgtcacgtatttgtacagattttaatcgtgtcacgatgcatcgttacatccaTAATAATCAGTAATCATAATTACACTTGATTTCTAAGTGTACCATGGCGACAGCTTCAGGAGAGTTTTTACAAGCTGATGCTAAATTTGTTGGATGTCAAttcatgagaaaaataaaattataaagtgatcaagacaaaaaatgttttcatgcttAATCAGAATTGATCAGTGGAAAGATGGCTGGCAAAATATAAACACGCTGATGAAATAATATCATcatttaatgtttcagtttgtttataataataaaatcagcaacaacaaaataaacaaaattatatGATAACGAATAACAaagctgcagctccttcagtctGTGATGTCATTCTGAGTATCTGAAAGTCAttccatttatttatataacatattTTCTAGTGATATCAtgtctctccttgtctcctctcctttcctctgtaGGCATCTACAGGTGAGCTCCTTCGTTGTCTTTCTGACTTTCTTTGTCATCGTTGCATCAAACTGAAGGAGCTGTCGTCCAATCAGATCGTCTTGTGGTTCAGAAATGTTGACAGAGCGCTGCTGGTTCAGGGCTGGCAGGTCAGTGTTTATCTAAACTTCTAATTGTCATCAATTAGAAAAACAgctaacaacaaaaaaagctagCAAAAAGTCTGAAACTAGTCCTCAGACCTCTGAAACTGTCCTGACCTCAGAAAAAATTCCTCTGACCTCTGAAACTTGTCCATAGTATTCAtgttctaaccctaaccctctttttttttctttttttttctgtcctgtctATGTAGTAACAGTAATTTTTTCCCTGTAGTACAACTTGTTCTCTTCCCCTGTAGGATCAGTGCTTCATCAGTC includes:
- the LOC104934018 gene encoding cyclin-dependent kinase 5 activator 1 yields the protein MGTVLSLSPGSRKAAARGPEKLAELTVQKPLEPREEDEEKDKKKKKKKRHPVLLHALSWKKRLVAARAKRKGGKKVKPAVSEPGHVQREQAVTDSRHRAPKSVHRHGPIPVPVPTVPEHTQNQNQNQGRPDLIISPRRVVVQASTGELLRCLSDFLCHRCIKLKELSSNQIVLWFRNVDRALLVQGWQDQCFISPASLVFVYLLCREAVDEDTSSEQELHATFLTCLYLGYSYLGNEISYPLKPFLVESSRDAFWERALELIERLSADMLRINADPHFFTEVFQDLKKQGGAREREKEKERVKNEKEQEREEERQKVKDEEEKENDGVNRIDDLDR